A region of Macaca thibetana thibetana isolate TM-01 chromosome 20, ASM2454274v1, whole genome shotgun sequence DNA encodes the following proteins:
- the LOC126943747 gene encoding carbohydrate sulfotransferase 6 has protein sequence MWLPRVSSTAVTALLLAQTFLLLFLVSRPGPSSPAGGEERVHVLVLSSWRSGSSFVGQLFSQHPDVFYLMEPAWHVWTTLSQGSAATLHMAVRDLVRSVFLCDMDVFDAYLPWRRNLSDLFQWSVSRALCSPPACSAFARGAISSEAVCKPLCTRQPFSLAQEACRSYSHVVLKEVRFFNLQVLYPLLSDPALNLRIVHLVRDPRAVLRSREQTAKALARDNGIVLGTNGTWVEADPGLRVVREVCRSHVRIAEAATLKPPPFLRGRYRLVRFEDLAREPLAEIRALYAFTGLSLTPQLEAWIHNITHGSGPGARREAFKTSSRNALNVSQAWRHALPFAKIRRVQELCTGALQLLGYRPVYSEDEQRNLALDLVLPRGLNGFIWASSTSSHPRH, from the coding sequence ATGTGGCTGCCGCGAGTCTCCAGCACAGCAGTGACCGCGCTCCTCCTGGCGCagaccttcctcctcctctttctggtTTCCCGGCCAGGGCCCTCGTCCCCAGCAGGCGGCGAGGAGCGCGTGCATGTGCTGGTGCTGTCCTCGTGGCGCTCGGGCTCCTCCTTCGTGGGCCAACTCTTCAGCCAGCACCCCGATGTCTTCTACCTAATGGAGCCCGCGTGGCACGTGTGGACCACTCTGTCGCAGGGCAGCGCCGCAACGCTGCACATGGCTGTACGTGACCTGGTGCGCTCCGTCTTCCTGTGCGACATGGACGTGTTTGATGCCTATCTGCCTTGGCGCCGCAACCTGTCCGACCTCTTCCAGTGGTCCGTGAGCCGTGCACTGTGCTCGCCACCCGCCTGCAGTGCCTTTGCCCGAGGCGCCATCAGCAGCGAGGCGGTGTGCAAGCCACTGTGCACGCGGCAGCCCTTCAGCCTGGCCCAGGAGGCCTGCCGCTCCTACAGCCACGTGGTGCTCAAGGAGGTGCGCTTCTTCAACCTGCAGGTGCTCTACCCGCTGCTCAGTGACCCCGCGCTCAACCTGCGCATCGTGCACCTGGTGCGTGACCCGCGGGCTGTTCTGCGCTCCCGGGAGCAGACAGCCAAGGCTCTGGCACGTGACAACGGCATCGTGCTGGGCACCAATGGCACGTGGGTGGAGGCCGACCCCGGCCTGCGCGTGGTACGCGAGGTGTGCCGTAGCCACGTACGCATCGCTGAGGCCGCCACACTCAAGCCGCCACCCTTCCTGCGCGGCCGCTACCGCCTAGTGCGCTTCGAGGACCTGGCGCGGGAGCCGCTGGCAGAAATCCGTGCGCTCTACGCCTTCACCGGGCTGAGTCTCACACCACAGCTCGAGGCCTGGATCCATAACATCACCCACGGATCTGGACCTGGTGCACGCCGCGAAGCCTTCAAGACTTCGTCCAGGAATGCGCTCAACGTCTCCCAGGCCTGGCGCCACGCGCTGCCCTTTGCCAAGATCCGCCGCGTGCAGGAACTGTGCACTGGTGCCTTGCAGCTGCTGGGCTACCGGCCTGTATACTCTGAGGACGAGCAGCGCAACCTCGCCCTTGATCTGGTGCTGCCACGAGGCCTGAACGGCTTCATCTGGGCATCGTCCACCTCCTCGCACCCCCGGCATTAG